The following are encoded together in the Pseudomonas sediminis genome:
- a CDS encoding helix-turn-helix transcriptional regulator: MRTTLLDQILRRRKALKIRSSDMTLLAGINRQQYEKIEKSGNPSLITLDKIAEALDAELMLIPKETLGAVRKVLAISTNPSQTLLASKSTVEESLYRAVDSSDSEGLGTSHDDLIADPWALIEGKR; this comes from the coding sequence ATGAGAACAACATTGCTTGATCAGATTCTTAGGCGCAGAAAAGCCTTGAAGATTCGATCTTCTGACATGACTCTGCTAGCAGGTATCAATCGTCAGCAATATGAAAAAATTGAAAAAAGCGGGAATCCAAGCCTGATTACGTTGGATAAGATTGCTGAGGCGCTGGACGCCGAACTGATGCTTATTCCTAAAGAGACGTTAGGTGCGGTCAGAAAAGTTTTAGCTATTTCCACCAATCCATCACAGACTTTGTTGGCCAGCAAATCTACAGTTGAAGAAAGTCTCTATCGGGCTGTGGATTCATCAGATAGCGAGGGGCTGGGTACCAGCCATGATGACCTTATCGCAGATCCATGGGCCCTGATTGAGGGGAAGAGGTAG
- a CDS encoding MbcA/ParS/Xre antitoxin family protein yields the protein MHEQLDALLCQRYPAIFSVDDFSALPVFGFECSDGWFTLIEAACALIQHHVDTTGAQQLVATQVKEKFGGLRFYYRHGGDYAIPVIGLVELLSTHVCEVCGALGEGVSLFGWMQTRCLEHAKAIVYEEPLMAVIRENLVLAPPMGALLGASLECFALDDQAAARWLTKPALALGNIAPLALAGSLDGQQQVLTLIGRLEHGITP from the coding sequence ATGCATGAACAACTAGATGCGCTGCTGTGTCAGCGATATCCCGCGATTTTTTCAGTTGATGATTTCAGTGCTCTGCCGGTGTTCGGCTTTGAGTGCAGTGATGGCTGGTTCACGCTAATCGAGGCGGCGTGTGCATTGATTCAGCATCACGTCGATACTACGGGCGCTCAGCAACTGGTGGCGACGCAGGTGAAGGAAAAATTTGGTGGGCTGCGCTTCTATTACCGACACGGGGGCGATTACGCAATACCTGTAATCGGGCTTGTTGAGCTGCTATCGACGCACGTGTGTGAGGTATGTGGCGCCTTGGGCGAGGGCGTGTCGCTCTTTGGTTGGATGCAGACGCGTTGCCTTGAGCATGCGAAAGCGATTGTGTATGAGGAACCGCTCATGGCGGTCATTAGGGAAAATCTCGTACTAGCCCCGCCGATGGGCGCACTGCTGGGGGCCTCGCTGGAATGCTTCGCCCTCGATGACCAAGCTGCTGCCCGCTGGTTGACCAAGCCTGCCCTGGCTTTGGGGAATATCGCGCCATTGGCGCTGGCTGGATCTCTCGATGGGCAACAGCAAGTACTGACGCTGATCGGCCGCCTGGAGCACGGCATCACGCCGTGA
- a CDS encoding ankyrin repeat domain-containing protein, which produces MDKGLDDAAIEARPESTAELIAEIEQQLLKAVHAECGPSWHQWLDAAWRHTRTTIQTLVQNIDEMSWADEDGQELYRETVQLPLCRGLLQSAQRQMSGPPLNNLCASPFHTWVEWLSAQLAIEQATLLERLESCLGVDIRSLQRWLQGKPIKKSFWPLRKKVEACVDRALSERQVELSTGWLIVAITLQNIPTVLRVAISQSLQYSPPSLDDVINSFAQREAQWAFHGIRKKAIPLIIEIEELFASTAAHADTIQLNLQQLQQLIRQGTEQEQAQLQYQHDWLSARLAAFTRPHSEAVTLYLRAVEQAWWRKGANQKALLTEALLFAVGAGEQRVAKHFWDKTFLLGINHWPKRPFDEQQRRSLALAFEYRFQPLKAHDRVPPALEMAVLEGPFRVTSEALEAPNRKVKYADGRTRRTPLMQAVMMGTLDDVKALLERGGDPNDYIPESGEGPISYAMRRACDQKDPAIMNHLLSAGLTVETVNRHASTKKETPMKWAIEMADATAVEQLLQLGAQTEISCGYQASALCYAMALFHHSKRPETAFAIEQEFYVNGKTRGDAYDAKEGVAVDVDLPSRRLSMLKMMQSPHYRDLFQATREYYSRPLEDRRQVIEVLLKHGANPNRRYRVQPEHIAEWTPTLFAAEIGDLALFKLLLSYGGDAALPLIPSNSPLQTYDALWIAIDHDRREIVQYLTQRV; this is translated from the coding sequence ATGGATAAAGGCCTAGACGACGCGGCTATCGAGGCCCGCCCTGAATCCACCGCAGAACTGATCGCCGAGATTGAACAGCAGCTACTCAAAGCCGTGCACGCAGAGTGTGGCCCCTCTTGGCACCAGTGGTTGGACGCAGCCTGGCGTCACACCCGTACAACGATACAAACCCTTGTGCAGAACATTGATGAAATGTCTTGGGCTGATGAGGACGGCCAAGAGCTGTACCGGGAGACGGTTCAACTGCCGTTGTGCAGGGGCCTTCTCCAGTCGGCTCAACGTCAGATGTCAGGGCCACCCCTAAATAACCTGTGCGCGTCTCCCTTCCATACTTGGGTTGAATGGCTTTCTGCGCAGTTGGCGATTGAGCAGGCAACCCTGCTAGAGCGTCTAGAATCCTGCCTCGGCGTTGACATACGTAGCTTGCAACGCTGGCTACAAGGCAAGCCAATCAAAAAAAGCTTCTGGCCGCTCCGAAAGAAAGTAGAAGCGTGTGTAGATCGTGCTCTGTCCGAACGGCAAGTCGAGCTAAGTACAGGCTGGCTGATCGTGGCGATTACCCTGCAAAACATCCCTACCGTTCTGCGAGTAGCCATAAGCCAATCGCTCCAATATTCCCCCCCATCGCTTGATGATGTCATCAACTCCTTTGCTCAACGCGAAGCGCAGTGGGCTTTTCACGGTATTCGTAAAAAGGCCATACCGCTCATCATTGAAATCGAAGAGCTATTTGCGTCGACGGCAGCGCATGCGGACACCATTCAACTGAACCTTCAACAGCTGCAACAGCTGATCCGACAAGGCACAGAACAAGAGCAAGCGCAGCTCCAATACCAGCACGACTGGCTGAGTGCGCGACTAGCTGCTTTCACTCGTCCTCACAGTGAGGCCGTGACGCTATACCTGCGAGCAGTCGAGCAGGCTTGGTGGCGAAAAGGCGCTAATCAGAAGGCACTGCTCACAGAGGCACTGCTTTTCGCTGTTGGTGCTGGCGAGCAGCGTGTCGCAAAACACTTCTGGGACAAGACTTTTTTACTAGGCATCAACCACTGGCCAAAACGCCCATTTGATGAGCAACAACGCCGAAGCCTCGCCTTGGCCTTTGAGTATCGCTTCCAACCATTAAAAGCACATGATCGCGTACCGCCGGCCCTGGAAATGGCGGTTCTGGAAGGCCCCTTTCGCGTCACAAGCGAAGCTCTTGAGGCTCCAAACCGAAAAGTTAAATACGCCGATGGGCGCACACGACGAACACCGCTTATGCAGGCGGTCATGATGGGCACACTGGATGACGTAAAGGCTCTCTTGGAACGCGGCGGAGACCCGAACGACTATATCCCGGAGTCAGGTGAAGGGCCGATCAGTTATGCCATGCGCCGAGCTTGCGACCAGAAAGATCCCGCCATCATGAATCACTTACTAAGCGCGGGACTGACCGTCGAAACGGTAAACCGCCACGCCTCCACAAAAAAAGAGACGCCGATGAAATGGGCCATAGAAATGGCTGACGCTACTGCTGTCGAACAACTACTACAACTGGGCGCCCAGACTGAAATATCCTGCGGATATCAGGCTTCGGCGCTGTGCTATGCAATGGCACTATTCCACCACAGCAAACGACCAGAAACCGCATTCGCTATCGAGCAAGAATTTTATGTGAACGGCAAAACTCGCGGTGATGCGTATGATGCAAAAGAAGGTGTCGCAGTGGACGTTGACCTACCGAGCCGCCGTCTTTCCATGCTCAAAATGATGCAAAGCCCCCATTACCGAGATCTATTCCAAGCCACTAGGGAATACTATTCCCGCCCCCTAGAAGACAGACGTCAAGTCATCGAAGTCCTACTCAAGCACGGTGCCAATCCAAATCGTCGCTACCGAGTTCAACCGGAGCATATAGCCGAGTGGACCCCAACACTATTCGCCGCAGAAATTGGAGATCTAGCTCTGTTTAAACTCCTACTAAGCTATGGCGGCGACGCTGCACTACCCCTCATACCCAGCAATAGTCCATTGCAGACCTATGATGCGCTATGGATAGCCATAGACCATGACCGCAGAGAGATTGTGCAATATCTAACGCAAAGGGTTTAA
- a CDS encoding Tn7 transposase TnsA N-terminal domain-containing protein: MKKLRINGGETASPLRNIKRSQFGKQTTIFPSRKNGESIVCEVRLEADACFHWEYDKDVISYRPQPERLVLEVEGKIRTYVPDFEVLYSDGSTTFVEVKPDNVYRKPKYLALYRAAEEFLHKRGQRFQLLTDSQIRQQPRLNNLIKTYSQARGVTPIERAYLRDQLSMLKAPMQIGDLLALPSPPSPASLSAALFEQELRCNWDKPISTSSRVFWG; encoded by the coding sequence ATGAAAAAACTCCGGATTAATGGCGGCGAAACAGCTTCGCCCCTAAGAAACATAAAACGCAGCCAGTTTGGCAAACAAACAACCATTTTCCCCTCTCGAAAGAACGGCGAATCCATTGTCTGTGAAGTACGCCTGGAAGCAGATGCATGCTTCCACTGGGAGTACGATAAGGACGTCATCAGCTATCGCCCGCAACCCGAACGGCTTGTCCTGGAAGTCGAGGGCAAGATCCGTACATATGTACCGGACTTCGAGGTTCTCTATTCGGACGGCTCGACCACGTTTGTTGAAGTCAAACCAGACAACGTCTACCGCAAGCCCAAATACCTAGCCCTGTATCGCGCGGCAGAAGAATTCCTCCATAAGCGCGGGCAGCGCTTCCAACTGCTCACTGATAGCCAAATTCGCCAGCAGCCTCGGCTGAATAACCTGATCAAGACCTACTCGCAGGCCCGTGGCGTGACACCAATTGAGCGGGCTTATCTGCGCGATCAGCTCAGCATGCTGAAAGCCCCCATGCAAATTGGTGACCTTCTGGCGTTGCCCTCACCTCCCTCTCCAGCCTCGCTGTCTGCGGCGCTTTTTGAACAAGAGTTGCGCTGCAACTGGGACAAACCAATTTCTACCAGCAGCCGGGTTTTCTGGGGGTAA